In Microtus pennsylvanicus isolate mMicPen1 chromosome 12, mMicPen1.hap1, whole genome shotgun sequence, the following proteins share a genomic window:
- the Spink2 gene encoding serine protease inhibitor Kazal-type 2: MLPLVLLLLAGDFAVASNSYDFSDPHIIEPSEYRTPECDRYDYPACPRILSPVCGSDLNTYGNECILCMKIREDGSPIKIIKDSPC, translated from the exons ATGCTGCCACTGGTGCTGTTGCTCCTGGCAGGGGACTTTGCAG TCGCCTCCAACTCTTACGACTTTTCCGACCCTCACATAATTGAGCCTTCAGAATACAGAACA ccgGAATGTGATCGTTATGACTACCCAGCATGTCCCAGGATCCTCAGCCCCGTGTGTGGAAGCGACTTGAACACTTATGGGAATGAATGCATCTTGTGCATGAAGATCAG GGAGGATGGGAGCCCTATTAAAATCATCAAAGATTCGCCTTGCTGA